The genomic DNA CTTCTCCCGCGTGGAGATCAGGCCGCGCATGGCTCCGTGCAGGCGCAGATGGCGGGTCAGGGCGCGGGTATCGATGCCCTCGATGCCCATCACGCCGTACTCGCGCAAATAGTCGGGAAGGCTCTTCTTGGCGCGCCAGTTGGAGGGCGTCTTGCAACATTCCTTGACGATGAACGCCTCCACCCGGATGCGGCTCGACTCCACGTCGTCGAGGTTGACGCCGTAGTTGCCGATGTGGGGATAGGTCATGCAGACCATCTGCCCCACGTAGGAGGGGTCGGTGAGGATCTCCTGATATCCGGTCATGCCGGTGTTGAAGATGACCTCGCCGCCGGTTTCGCCGTCGCCCGTGAAGGAGGCCCCGGAAAACCAAGTGCCGTCCTCAAGCGCCAAAATCGCTTCCATTTCGCTCACTCCGCAAGCATCGCGGCCACGGCCGCGACATCCTCGGGGCGGTCCACGCCCCGTGTTCCCTTGTCCACGCAAACTACGCGGATGGGAATGCCGTTTTCCAAAAGCCTCAGTTGTTCAAGGCACTCCAGCCGTTCGAGCCGCCCCGGGGGCAGGCTCGTGAAGCGCGCAAGCGCCTTCATGCGAAATGCGTACAGGCCAATGTGCCCGAAAAAGCCTCGCGCTTCCTCCCCCCGATGGAAGGGCACGGCCGCGCGCGAAAAGTACAGGGCGTCGCCGTTGGCCGCGCAGACCACCTTGACCTGATCGGGGCTTCTGGCCCGCTCGTCGCCGATGGCGTGCGCCAAGGTGGCGACCTGCACGCCGGGATCGGCGAACGGGGCCACCAGGGCCGAGATCATGGCCGGGTCCAGGGCAGGCTCGTCACCCTGAACGTTGACCACCACGGCCTCCTCGGGAATCCCGAGCAGGCTCGCGGCCTCGTGGACGCGGTCCGTGCCGCTGGCATGGTGCGCGCCGGTCATGACCACCGGAACATTCATCTCGCGCGCCTTGCCGGCGATGCGCTGGTCGTCCGTGGCCAGAGTCACGCTCGCAAGCTCCGGACAGCGCGATGCCCTGGCGTGCACATGCCAGAACATGGGCTTGCCCAGAATATCGATCAGCGGCTTGCCCGGAAACCTGGTGGAGGCGAAGCGCGCCGGTATGATCCCGTGACAGGGAGGGAGTGCGTTTGCGGCCAAAGCGACCACTCCTTACGCGAAAGCGCCGCGCTCCGCAAGGAGTGTCGCCAGACGCGCGGCGGTCGCCTGGGCACCTCCTTGGCGCGGTCTGACATATTCGGCCAGGGCCGAGCGCACGTCTTTGCGCTCCTGCGGCGCGGCGCAAATGTCGGCAAGAGCGGGTGCGAGCTCCGAGGCATCGCGCACCTCGCGTACGAGCCCCGCGTCCACGATTTCGCGGCCGACCCAGGCGAAGTTCTTCCAGTGCGGCCCGATGACGGCGGGCGTTCCCGCGGCCAGCGGTTCGAGAAAGTTTTGTCCGCCGAGCGGGGCGAGGCTGCCGCCAAGAAAGGCCGCCCGCGCCAGGGAGTAGGCGTCGCGAAGCTCGCCGAAGGCGTCCCAGAGGATGATCGAGCCGGGCGTGGCCGGGCCGTCGAGCGCGGTCTTGGCGTAAAATCGGAGTCCGGCCGCCTGAAGCCGCTCCTGCCAGGCGCGCAGGCGCTCCATGTGGCGCGGGAAAAGGCCGATCACGGCGTCGGGACGTGCGCGAATAAGGGCGGCCATGGCCATCGTCACGGCCGTTTCCTCGGGCTCGCGCACCGAACCGAAGACCACGAACTCGGCATCCCCGGGCAGAAGCGCCGACAGGGCTTGCGGAGGATTGGGCGGCGTATCGAGGCGCAACTGATCGAACTTGATGTTGGGGGTGACGGTAACGGTCGCGTTAGGAAAGAGCGCGGCGTAGCGGTTCGCGTCGCGCTTCGAGATGGCCAGCACCTCGTGTGGGCCGAAGGGGCGCAAAAGGCCTGCCAGGGGCAGGCTTCGGGCCAGGGTGCGCGGCGACATGCGGGCGTTGGCCACCACAAGCGTTGCGCCGTGTTCCCTGGCCGAGGCCATGAGGCCGGGCCAAAGCTCGGTCTCCAGAAGCGCCACCACGGCAGGATTCACGCCCGTCATGGCCGCACGCATGAGCGAAGGCCGGTCGAAGGGGCAGTAGGCCGCGAAAAGCGCGACCGGCGCGTTTGATCCGGCCAGCCGTTCCCCGGCGCGGCTCAGAATGTCGTGGCCCTGGCGGGTGTTGGTGGTCGTGAGGATGCGCAAGCGCGCGCCTTGTGGAACGACGGGGATGAGGGCCTGGGCGATACTCTCGGCGAGGTAGGATTCGCCCGCTGAAGCCGCGTGCAGCCACAACTCGGCGCGCGGCAGGGGCGTTTGCAGCATGCGTTGGTCAAAGCCCTCGCGCAGCCGTGGGTTGCGCTTCAAAAGCGGCGGCAGGAGCCGCCACAGGGCGTCGTATGCGCGAAGGGCGATTTTCACGCCTCGTCCCAGGCGAGCGGTTCCGGCGCGCAGGCTCGGCGACGCGCACAGCGCGCAAGTCCAAGGTCGATGAGCCGCGCCGCGAGGTCCTGAAAGCTTATTCCTGCGGCGGCCGCCGACCGGGGCACAAGGCTCGTGGGGGTCATGCCGGGCAGGGTGTTGACTTCGAGCAGCACTGGGCCGTCGTCCGTGACAATGAAGTCGCTGCGCGAGTAGCCTTCGCATCCCAAGGCGACGTGCGCGCGCAGCGCAAGTTCGCGCACCCGCGCGGAGAGAGCGTCGTCCACAGGCGCGGGGCAGATTTCCTCCGCGCCATCCTGCTCGTACTTGCTGCGGTAGTCGAAGAAGTCGCAGCACAGCTTGGGACGGATGAGGATCGTGGGCAGGGCTTCGTCCCCGAGCACGGCGCAGGTCATCTCGAAGCCTGGCGCGGCCTCTTCCACCAGGGGCTGCTTGCCCGAGGCGAAGATGGGTGAGAGGGCTTCGCGTAGTTCCTCGTGCGTGGCCGCGCGGCGCATGTCCAGGCTCGACCCGCCGTCGTTGGGCTTGACGAAGAGCGGGAAACGCAGGTCGCATTCCCAGTCGGGGCCGGGCGGCACGGGCAGAAAGGTCCACTCGGGCGTGGGGATGCCGCGAAGTCGGAATATCTGCTTGGCCGCCGCCTTGTGAAGGGCCAGGAACGATGCTTCGGGACCCGAACCCTGGTAAGGAACGTCGGCCGCGTCGAGCATGGCCTGAATCAGGCCGTCCTCGCCTGGCGCGCCGTGCAGGTTCAAGAACGCGAAGTCGTGGTCGCGCGCGGCCGTGATCAGGCCGTCGAATCCGGGCAGGGGGTCGAACGGCGTGACCGTGTGGCCAAGCCCCGTCAGGGCCCGCTCGATCTGGGCCGCTCCCGAGAGGGAGACAGCGCGTTCACCCGACCAGCCGCCCGCTATCAAAAGGATACGCATCGAGGTCCTCGCCGAGGAGAGTGGACATGCGCTCTTCGATGAGCAGCGCCTGTTCCACGGTCCAGCGGATTTTTTCTTGGATTTCGGGGGTGTGTCCGTAGCGCACGAGCAGGTCCTCGAACCGCTCGCGTAGCGAGACGAGGTTTTCGTGCTTGGCCCGCTTGTCGCCGTAGAGCACCGCCAGGGGCATGAAATATCGGCTCACGTTGATCTCGAAGGGCCAGTAGACATGATGGGTGACGCCCATGGCCAGGACCGGATTGCCGGTCAATTCCATGGCCCAGGCCCCGCCGATCAGGGAATGCGAACCGCCGTGAAGGATGCAGTAGTGCTTGGCCAAGTCGTGCAGCAGGGCCGAGGCGCGCACGCTCTGCACACAGACGTCGAGTCCGGCGGCATGGGCGAGCTCTGCCAACTGCCCGGCCACGCGGGCCACTACGAGGCTGTGCGCCCGGATGTGTTCGGGCATGTCGTAGCGGTCCCACCAAGCCAGACATTGCTCGTCCGTGGGCACGAGCCATTCGGGCCGGAGGCTGCTTTGGAACAGGCCGGGGCGGTGGAAGAGGGGCGAGTCGTCGCTTTCGTATCGGGTCATGGTTTCACTCATCCGTCGACAGCCAACGTATAGTCATTTCGGGAAAATTTCCACGATTGACAGAGGATTGATCCTGCATGTAGCAACATCTCGTAAACGCTCGCAATCCCCCGTCACGGCGGGGCCTGAACCGGAGACACGTCGTGGATCTATTCGCCGGATTCCGCGACCCCGCCATCGCACGCGCACTGCTCGAAAAGATCAGGGGCGAAACGCGCGGGGTCCGTTTCATGGAGGTGTGCGGCACGCACACCGTGGCCATTTTCCAAAGCGGCCTGCATTCGCTGCTCCCGGAAAACATCGTTCACCTCACTGGCCCGGGCTGCCCTGTGTGCGTCACGCACGACGCCGAAGTGGCCGCATACCTCGAAGCGGCCGCCAAGGACAAGGTCATCATCGCCACCTTCGGCGACCTGATGAAGGTGCCCGGCCCCGGCGGAGCGAGCCTCAAGTCCGCCCAGGCCGACGGCGCGCGCGTGAAGGTCGTCTATTCGCCGTCCGACGCCCTGGCGTTGGCGCGCGACAATCCGGACGACACGGTGGTCTTCATCGGCGTGGGCTTCGAGACCACGGCCCCAGGCATGGCCGCCACGGTGAAGATGGCCAGGGCCGAGGGGCTCTCGAACTTCAAGGTGCTCTCCTTTCACAAGCTCGTGCCCCCTGCGCTGGAAGCGCTGCTCTCCGACCCCGGCATGGAAATCGAGGCCTTCATCCTGCCCGGCCACGTCTCGGCGGTCATCGGCGCGGGCGCTTACCGTCCCTTGGCCGAGAAATTCAAGGTTCCCGCCGTGGTGGCGGGCTTCGAACCCCTGGATATCCTGCAGGGGCTCATAATCCTTATCGAGATGCTGCGCGAGGGACGCCACGGCGTGGTCAACCAATACACCCGCGTAGTCACGGAAGATGGCAACGCCAAGGCTCGCGCCCTGGTGGCCGAGGTCTTCGAGACCTCGGACGCGCTGTGGCGGGGCATAGGGACGATTCCCGGCAGCGGGCTGACCTTTGCCAAAGAATATGCCGACTTCGATGCCCTTGCCGCCCTGGGCATCGAATTGAAGGAAACCCCGCCCATCAAGGGCTGCATGTGCGGCGATGTGCTCAAGGGCAAGTTGGCCCCGAACAAGTGTCCGCTGTTTAAAAAGGCCTGCACCCCGGCCAGACCCGTGGGGCCGTGCATGGTCTCCAGCGAGGGCTCCTGCGCCGCCTACTTCAAGTACAATCTGGAGTCCTGAAAATGTCCGACAAGGTGCTTCTCGATTACGGCAGCGGAGGCCGGGCTTCGCAGCGTCTGGTCTCCGAGCTTTTTCTCGCGGCCTTCGACAACGAGGAGTTGTCACGTCTGAACGACGCGGCGGTGCTCGATCTCTCCGGCCCCGTGGCCGTCTCCACGGACAGCTTCACTGTAGATCCGATCTTCTTTCCCGGCGGTGACATCGGTTCACTGGCCGTGCACGGCACGGTCAACGACGTGGCCATGCTCGGGGCCACGCCGCGTTACCTGACCTGCGGCTTCATCATCGAGGAAGGGCTGCCCATGGAGGATCTGCGGCGCATCGTGGCCTCCATGGCCAAGGCCGCGCGCGAGGCCGGGGTGCTCGTGGTCACCGGCGACACCAAGGTCGTGCCCAAGGGGGCCTGCGACAGGATCTTCATCAACACCACGGGCATCGGCGAGATCATCGTCCAGCCCACGCCCAGCGCCGAGCGCGCTGCGCCCGGAGATGCCGTGCTGGTCTCGGGCAACATGGGCGACCATGGCTTGGCCATCCTTTCCAAGCGCCAGGGGCTGTCCTTCGAGGCTCCGGTGGAGAGCGACTCCGCGGCGCTCAACCACCTCATCGTCTCGCTGGTGCAGAGCCTGCCGCAGGTGCACGTGCTGCGCGATCCAACGCGCGGGGGCCTTGCAACCACGCTGAACGAGATCGCGGCTTCCTCGGGCACGGGCATTCTGGTGCGCGAGAGTGTTTTGCCCATCACCGACGCGGTGCGCTCGGGCTGTTCCTTCTTGGGGCTCGACCCGCTTTATCTGGCCAACGAAGGCAAGTTCATCTGCATCCTGCCACAGGAGTTGGCCGAGAAGGCGCTTCGGATCATGCGCGCCGATCCCCTTGGCCGCGACGCCTGCCAGATCGGCGTGGTCACAGAGGAGAATCCGAAAAAGGTCATCCTCGAAACACCCATCGGCGGCAAGCGCCTCTTGGGCATGCTCGAAGGCGAGCAATTGCCGCGCATTTGCTGAAGGCGGGTGTTACGAAGCGGCTTTCGAGCCGAGGCGTTCCTGGATCAGGCGCTGGGCGCGCAAGGCGAGCTGGCTGATCTCGGGTTTGGATATCTGGTCGTCCGCGCCCACGGCCTCGCCCTTGTGACGCAGCTTGTCGGTGATCAAGGACGAGAAGAGGACTACCGGCAGCCTACGCAGGACGGAGTCTTCCTTGATGCGTTTGGTGAGGTGGTGGCCGTCCATGGAAGGCATCTCGATGTCCGAGATGACAACCTGCAAATAGTCCTCGATGGGACGCGACTCGGCCTCGGCCTTGGCCTTTATGGCCTGTAGCCGATCAAAGCACTCCTGGCCGTTATCGGTGACTTCCACGTCGAAATTCGCCTTTTCCAGCAGGTCGCGCAGCATCTCGCGGACCAGCGCCGAATCGTCGGCCACGAGCGCGCGCCATCTGCGTCCGGAGCCGTAGTCCACGGTCTCGTCGAGCTTCATGCCGAGTTTTGGATTCAGTTCGGTGACGATCTTTTCGAGGTCGAGCATGAAAATGATCCGATCCTCGATCTTGACCACACCTGTGATGGAGTTGGAAGAGAAGGCAGCGACGTAACCGCTGGGCGGCTCCACTTTCTCCCAGGACATGCGGTGAATGCGGTTTACGCCCGAGACCAGGAAAGCCGTGGTCACGCGATTGAACTCGGTGACGATGACCTTGGGCGACTCGCGCTCGACTCGCCGCTTGCCCAGCCACATGGAGAGATCGACCAGCGGGATGACGTGGGAGCGAAGATTGAAGGTGCCCAGGATCGAGGGGTGCGTGACGTTGGGCAGGACAGTGATCTTTGGCAGCCGGATGATTTCCAGCACCTTGGCCACGTTCACGCCGTAGTAGCCCTCATAGTAGCCCCTGGCGCTCTTGATCTCGTCGGGTTCGTCGATGGAGAACTCGACGATTTCGAGTTCGTTGGTGCCCGACTCGAGCAGGATGTTGGTCTGACTCATCGATTCTCCCCCCAAAAGCGAGTTGTCGCCTTGTCTGGACAAGATCTCAATTTTATAGGTTTTCCAAAACCTTCTGGACTTCGTCGATGAGCTTTTTGGGCGTGGACGCCCCGGCCGTGAGCCCTACGCTCGAAAGGCCTCGCAGGCGTTCGAGAGGCAACTCCGAGGCCGTTTCCACATGCACGCAGGGCACGCCCTCGTCGGCCACCACCTTGGCCAGGCGGCGTGTGTTGCCCGAATCGCGGCCACCCACGACGATCATGAATTCGACCTCCCGGGCCATGGCCAGAGCTTCTTTCTGGCGGTCGCGCGTGGCGTCGCAGATAGTTTCAAGAATGACCGCGTCGATGTCGGTCTTCGAAAGGAGTTTTTGAGCCATGTCCTGAAACATGACCTTGTCCTGCGTGGTCTGGGCCGCCAGACAGTATTTCTCGCCGGGCTTGAAGGGAAATTCCGCCAATTCCTCGGGAGAGTCGAAGACGAATGCCCCGGCCGAGGCATAGCTCACGAGCCCCTTGACCTCGGGGTGCTCGGCCTCGCCGTAGAGGAGCACGATGCGGTCTTCCGAGGCCATGCGCTTGATGAGGATCTGGGCCTTCTTGACCCTCGGGCATGTGGCGTCGTGAATTTCGGCCTGGCGAGCGTCGAGCTCCATTTCCAGGTCGCGGGGAATGCCATGGGCGCGGATGACCACGCGCGAGCCCTGCGGGATGTCGCGGGGCAGATCGGCCACGCGCACGCCCAAGAGGTCGTACTCCGCCAGAACCTGCGGATTGTGGATGATGGGACCAAAGGTGAGCACCGGGGCTCCCGTGTTTTCCTCGATCAAGGTGTCGAGCTTTCGCAGTGCGAGATCGACGCCCATGCAAAAGCCGGCCGTCTCGGCCCTGAGAACGTTCATGCCCTCCCTCCCTTGGATTGTCGCGCCACGTAACAAATTATTTTACGATGCCTCGCCCATGGGCGCAACGAGGTCGTTGTCGCCGGGCTCGACGCAGGCGTCGTCGATGGTTTCCAGCATGTCGGCGAGTTCGTGGACCATGGCCCAGTCGTGGCACAAGATCATGCGCTTGCGTATCTCCTTGGACCCCGGCAGGCCATGGACGAAACGCGGAATGACAGTGCGCAGTTTGAGCAGGTCCTTGCGCGGTTGACCGTATTCGGCGATGAGCGCGGCGTGCTCGCGCACAAACCCTGCGATGCGCCGCCCGGTGAGCGGTTCGGGGGAGCGGCCTGACAGAATCTCGCGCAGATCCTCGAAGATGCCTGGGTGGCGTAGCGCGCCGCGCGCGAACATGACCGCATCCACGCCGGTCTCGCGCAGACAACGGGCCGCATCCTGGGCCGAGAAGAGGTCGCCGCTGGCGATCACCGGCAGGCTCGTCGCGGACTTGAGCTCGGCCAGGGCCTTCCAGTGGGCCGAGCCGGAATACCCCTGGGCCGCGCTGCGCGGGTGCAGCGTAAGCCAGGCAACGCCCGTGTCGGCGAGGCGCTTGGCGGCCTCGATGAAGGTCTGTTCATCGTGCGTCCAGCCCAGGCGCAGCTTGACCCCCACCCGGCCTTCTCCGGCCCGAGAGACAAGGGCTAGGGCGAGTTCTGCCAGACGCGCGGGTTCGCGCATCAAGGCCGCGCCGCTGCCTGCTTTCACGACCTTGGGCACTGGGCAACCAGCGTTCAAGTCGAGGAATTGGAACCCTCGCGCGAGAACCATTTCCGCGGCTTTTGCCATGACCTCGGGGTCTGCCCCGAAAAGCTGGACCACGAGCGGCTGGTCGGCCGGGCAGGTGTCCAGCAGGCGGCCCGTGCCATGGGACGAAAAGAGCATGCCCTTGCCGCTGACCATTTCCGTCTCGCAGCAGGCCGCGCCGTGGGCGCGACACAGCAAACGGAAGGGCAGGTCGGAATAGCCGGCCAGCGGGGCCAGCCAGGGACGGTCCGGGGAGAGGGGGAGCGGCGCGTGGGTCATGGAGGTGAAAACGTGCGACCTTGGGGCGGGTTTGTCAAGAGCGGGTCGCGTTGCGGATATTCATGCACGCCGGGAAGAAGGAGGGGGAGCGCCGGTGTGGCAGGCGGCGCTCCCCGTGAGGCGTGTGTGGCGTGTGAAGGCAGGGGCTGGTCGTGGATGGGCACGCGGCTCAGGCGGCCGCGAGGAGGGAGTCGAGGTTGTGCCGGATGCGTTGGTAGAGCGGATTGTCCGCGCCGAGGCGCATCGCGACGTTTTCAAGGGCCAATTCGTAGTTGCGCCGCGCACTGCGCACATCGCCTTGCATCCGCTGCACCAGGGCCATATTGCTGCGGATCTTGGCCTGATGGATGGGCGAGCCGACGCGCGCGGCTTCGGCCAAAGCCTCGTTCAAGCGTTCCAGGGCTTCCGTGTGGTTGCCGTCGTTGAAGGCGTCCATGCCGCTTTTCACGATTTCGCCGATGGCCTTGCAAGCGCACATATCTTGCTCCTTTGGGAATTCAGGGTTTCAGGACTGGAGGCGGTTCAGGCAATCCCTGAGGGCGGCCGTTCCGCAGGCGTGCATCAGGATGCAGGGGATGTTGCGCGAGCGGGCCGTCTTTTCGGCCTGACGTTTAGCCGTGTGCGAGACCTTGTTGGTACACACGATGATCGCGCACGGGCACCCGATCTTGTCGCAGATGTCGCGCTCCGAACCCTCGAACCATTTGAGCTTCAGCCCCCTCTCCGAGGCCAGCCTCTCATAGTCCTTTCTGAGTCGAGTCATTCCGCCGATCATGGCTGCGCACATGGTGACCTCCGTTTGCTCCCTTGCTTACGTGAGGCCATCTTTAATGAAGATGAAAATCATTGTCAATTAAAACCGGGGTCCAAATGAAAAAAGTTTTCAATCCGCCTCTCGCTTTCATCCCGAAGGTGCCTAACCATGCCACGTTGCGACGCGATGACGATCGTGCGCCAAAGGCGATGAAAGGAGGGCGGGAAAGCTCGGTTGCCGGAGTGGGGGGAAGAGAGAGGCGAGGCTCGGGGCGGTTCAGACGGTCAGGCCGCGAAGGCTCGGACGCGGGCCCCGGCCCAGATAGGGGGCCAGCAGCGGCGAGGGCGGCGAAGCTTCGTGGTGCATGCCGAGGCAGGTCAGGGCAGGGCGGCCGGAGCGATCCACACGCAGGGCGTGCTCCAGGAACGGGAGCAACCC from Alkalidesulfovibrio alkalitolerans DSM 16529 includes the following:
- a CDS encoding chemotaxis protein, whose amino-acid sequence is MSQTNILLESGTNELEIVEFSIDEPDEIKSARGYYEGYYGVNVAKVLEIIRLPKITVLPNVTHPSILGTFNLRSHVIPLVDLSMWLGKRRVERESPKVIVTEFNRVTTAFLVSGVNRIHRMSWEKVEPPSGYVAAFSSNSITGVVKIEDRIIFMLDLEKIVTELNPKLGMKLDETVDYGSGRRWRALVADDSALVREMLRDLLEKANFDVEVTDNGQECFDRLQAIKAKAEAESRPIEDYLQVVISDIEMPSMDGHHLTKRIKEDSVLRRLPVVLFSSLITDKLRHKGEAVGADDQISKPEISQLALRAQRLIQERLGSKAAS
- a CDS encoding tetratricopeptide repeat protein, producing MCACKAIGEIVKSGMDAFNDGNHTEALERLNEALAEAARVGSPIHQAKIRSNMALVQRMQGDVRSARRNYELALENVAMRLGADNPLYQRIRHNLDSLLAAA
- a CDS encoding D-alanine--D-alanine ligase family protein, giving the protein MRILLIAGGWSGERAVSLSGAAQIERALTGLGHTVTPFDPLPGFDGLITAARDHDFAFLNLHGAPGEDGLIQAMLDAADVPYQGSGPEASFLALHKAAAKQIFRLRGIPTPEWTFLPVPPGPDWECDLRFPLFVKPNDGGSSLDMRRAATHEELREALSPIFASGKQPLVEEAAPGFEMTCAVLGDEALPTILIRPKLCCDFFDYRSKYEQDGAEEICPAPVDDALSARVRELALRAHVALGCEGYSRSDFIVTDDGPVLLEVNTLPGMTPTSLVPRSAAAAGISFQDLAARLIDLGLARCARRRACAPEPLAWDEA
- a CDS encoding 3-deoxy-D-manno-octulosonic acid transferase; the encoded protein is MKIALRAYDALWRLLPPLLKRNPRLREGFDQRMLQTPLPRAELWLHAASAGESYLAESIAQALIPVVPQGARLRILTTTNTRQGHDILSRAGERLAGSNAPVALFAAYCPFDRPSLMRAAMTGVNPAVVALLETELWPGLMASAREHGATLVVANARMSPRTLARSLPLAGLLRPFGPHEVLAISKRDANRYAALFPNATVTVTPNIKFDQLRLDTPPNPPQALSALLPGDAEFVVFGSVREPEETAVTMAMAALIRARPDAVIGLFPRHMERLRAWQERLQAAGLRFYAKTALDGPATPGSIILWDAFGELRDAYSLARAAFLGGSLAPLGGQNFLEPLAAGTPAVIGPHWKNFAWVGREIVDAGLVREVRDASELAPALADICAAPQERKDVRSALAEYVRPRQGGAQATAARLATLLAERGAFA
- the hypD gene encoding hydrogenase formation protein HypD, which translates into the protein MDLFAGFRDPAIARALLEKIRGETRGVRFMEVCGTHTVAIFQSGLHSLLPENIVHLTGPGCPVCVTHDAEVAAYLEAAAKDKVIIATFGDLMKVPGPGGASLKSAQADGARVKVVYSPSDALALARDNPDDTVVFIGVGFETTAPGMAATVKMARAEGLSNFKVLSFHKLVPPALEALLSDPGMEIEAFILPGHVSAVIGAGAYRPLAEKFKVPAVVAGFEPLDILQGLIILIEMLREGRHGVVNQYTRVVTEDGNAKARALVAEVFETSDALWRGIGTIPGSGLTFAKEYADFDALAALGIELKETPPIKGCMCGDVLKGKLAPNKCPLFKKACTPARPVGPCMVSSEGSCAAYFKYNLES
- the hypE gene encoding hydrogenase expression/formation protein HypE, producing MSDKVLLDYGSGGRASQRLVSELFLAAFDNEELSRLNDAAVLDLSGPVAVSTDSFTVDPIFFPGGDIGSLAVHGTVNDVAMLGATPRYLTCGFIIEEGLPMEDLRRIVASMAKAAREAGVLVVTGDTKVVPKGACDRIFINTTGIGEIIVQPTPSAERAAPGDAVLVSGNMGDHGLAILSKRQGLSFEAPVESDSAALNHLIVSLVQSLPQVHVLRDPTRGGLATTLNEIAASSGTGILVRESVLPITDAVRSGCSFLGLDPLYLANEGKFICILPQELAEKALRIMRADPLGRDACQIGVVTEENPKKVILETPIGGKRLLGMLEGEQLPRIC
- a CDS encoding DUF2325 domain-containing protein; translation: MCAAMIGGMTRLRKDYERLASERGLKLKWFEGSERDICDKIGCPCAIIVCTNKVSHTAKRQAEKTARSRNIPCILMHACGTAALRDCLNRLQS
- a CDS encoding tRNA dihydrouridine synthase codes for the protein MTHAPLPLSPDRPWLAPLAGYSDLPFRLLCRAHGAACCETEMVSGKGMLFSSHGTGRLLDTCPADQPLVVQLFGADPEVMAKAAEMVLARGFQFLDLNAGCPVPKVVKAGSGAALMREPARLAELALALVSRAGEGRVGVKLRLGWTHDEQTFIEAAKRLADTGVAWLTLHPRSAAQGYSGSAHWKALAELKSATSLPVIASGDLFSAQDAARCLRETGVDAVMFARGALRHPGIFEDLREILSGRSPEPLTGRRIAGFVREHAALIAEYGQPRKDLLKLRTVIPRFVHGLPGSKEIRKRMILCHDWAMVHELADMLETIDDACVEPGDNDLVAPMGEAS
- the ispH gene encoding 4-hydroxy-3-methylbut-2-enyl diphosphate reductase, with protein sequence MNVLRAETAGFCMGVDLALRKLDTLIEENTGAPVLTFGPIIHNPQVLAEYDLLGVRVADLPRDIPQGSRVVIRAHGIPRDLEMELDARQAEIHDATCPRVKKAQILIKRMASEDRIVLLYGEAEHPEVKGLVSYASAGAFVFDSPEELAEFPFKPGEKYCLAAQTTQDKVMFQDMAQKLLSKTDIDAVILETICDATRDRQKEALAMAREVEFMIVVGGRDSGNTRRLAKVVADEGVPCVHVETASELPLERLRGLSSVGLTAGASTPKKLIDEVQKVLENL
- the kdsB gene encoding 3-deoxy-manno-octulosonate cytidylyltransferase — protein: MAANALPPCHGIIPARFASTRFPGKPLIDILGKPMFWHVHARASRCPELASVTLATDDQRIAGKAREMNVPVVMTGAHHASGTDRVHEAASLLGIPEEAVVVNVQGDEPALDPAMISALVAPFADPGVQVATLAHAIGDERARSPDQVKVVCAANGDALYFSRAAVPFHRGEEARGFFGHIGLYAFRMKALARFTSLPPGRLERLECLEQLRLLENGIPIRVVCVDKGTRGVDRPEDVAAVAAMLAE
- a CDS encoding metal-dependent phosphohydrolase: MTRYESDDSPLFHRPGLFQSSLRPEWLVPTDEQCLAWWDRYDMPEHIRAHSLVVARVAGQLAELAHAAGLDVCVQSVRASALLHDLAKHYCILHGGSHSLIGGAWAMELTGNPVLAMGVTHHVYWPFEINVSRYFMPLAVLYGDKRAKHENLVSLRERFEDLLVRYGHTPEIQEKIRWTVEQALLIEERMSTLLGEDLDAYPFDSGRLVG